Below is a genomic region from Spirochaetota bacterium.
GGAGTTACAAGAAGATCTTGACGATTGGATAAAAGAATATAATGTTGAGAGGACTCATACTGGCAAGTATTGTTACGGAAAAACGCCCATGCAAACATTTCTAGATTCGAAGAATATTGCTTTAGAAAAAATGTTGGATAATAAATTACAGACAACAAAAGAAAACGAGAGTGTCAGATTAAATGCTAACTAGTGCAGATTAAAGAGGAATAAATCACTATGACAAATTCTTGAGTTCATCTCTAGCCATGTCTTTATTCACAAAATAGAATAGGGGCCCTCCAATAATAAACAATGGAGAGATAGATATAATACTAATCATAGTGGCAATATCACCGCTATATCCCATAGATCTTACTAAAAGACCGACTCCGTCCATGAGCACTGGGCCAATCACAACAGCAAATTTGCCTATTATATTATAAAAACCAAAAACTCGGTTGATTTATCCGCAGGTATAATCCTTTACATAGAATGATCGACTTAATGCTTGATACATTTATAAGCAAATCCTCGCATTATCACTTCATTAAATGCATCATCTGGTTGAGAGTGTATTATCCCTGGCACCCTTCCCTAAACAGTTTTACCTTAAAATATATTCTTAATGCGTCTTTGATAGATTCTTGGAGTAGCAAGCAGAATCTCCACAAAACATGCCATCCAGCAACCAGGACACCTTCTGTAATCCTCCAACTCTTTTTCATATCTTTGATCATTTAACATTTCTTTAATCGAGGATTCTTTAATATTCCCAATAGGCTTTCTGCTGCATAGGCTCAAATCGCCATTTGGATCAAGAAAGACCTTAAATGACTTAAAAATCCCGGTCAAATATGGGCAGAGCTTCTCAGTCTTACCCTTAGTGAAACTTGGAATTGAAGATAAAAATTGCCTGGAGACTGATACATGCTCTTTTGTTAATGCAAGTTTGATAACCCTTTCTAAATTTTTGC
It encodes:
- a CDS encoding IS481 family transposase; this translates as ELQEDLDDWIKEYNVERTHTGKYCYGKTPMQTFLDSKNIALEKMLDNKLQTTKENESVRLNAN